Part of the Triticum urartu cultivar G1812 chromosome 2, Tu2.1, whole genome shotgun sequence genome, CCGTGCTAGATTGTCAGCGGTTTCTGCAATTTTCACTATTGTCGTAACCAAGTCTGAGAGAAGTGTGGCAGTAACAGCCACATGCATCACTTGCAACAGGGCTGCTTCCTCTGACAATTCATTTCTGAGGTCTTTTGCAGCTTTGATGGCTGCGGACATGGCGATGTTGGCTGGACATGGTACGATCATTGTCCGAATGGCTGTTGATAGCTCCTTGAGCGCCTTAGCAGAGTGCGAGCTCATTTCCCCGCACGCCGTTCGGACCTTCAAGGTTAGCTCTGGATTGGCCTCAGGGTACTGTTGATCAGGAAAATGGTGTCGGTCAATATCTTGGCTCCATAGTCTCCGTTTAATATCATGAATTGGGGGAGAATCTGCAATTACCTGGGACTTTTGCAGTGTGATGACATAGGAAGCAAGAGCCTCCATTGAAGACGCGCACTGACGACAAAGAGCTCCGAGCTTCTGGTATTGGCTCCATGGGTGCCGGAAGCCGAATTTGCCATGACCGGGCTCCCACTTGGCAAAATTGCACTGCAATTTTCAGAATAACATTACAAAAACTGCTATGTATGCAAGCTGTCTTGTTGCAGATGTTTATTGTAGCTTTTGCACTCGGCATATAGTGTAGTGTATCATCCGTAAAGAAGCTTACCAGGGAGTCCTCACTGGCCTTGGAGTTGAGGACGCTCTTGTACACTTGTAGAAAGGCTTTGCCCTCCAAATTCTCGCTGGCAGCCTTTTCTCCAAAGCATTCAGATTCCAATCCTGCGTACGTATGCTCACTTTTCAGCCTCGCAAACTCTTTGTATCAATATGAATTTGCTACAGAGGTTCTACAGGGGAGAAGCAGAGCTATACAACAGAGTATGAGTATGTCTGGTGACTGGTCAGGAAAACTCCACTGTTTGATGTTCCCTTTATTTCTCTTTCTTTCCAAAGAACACATTACCTTACGTACTTGAAGGAGACTACGGCGAGAGTGACCAAAAAGTGCAGGAacctttctttcttttttgatGACAAAAATTGCAGGGATTTTTTATGAGTATATATATTACCTTGAAGAAACTGTGCCAGCTTATCGAGGTTGCCTGCGGTGAGCTTGTGAAGATCCTCGCCGGCCCAGACAGGGAAGACGAAGATGGTGGTGCAGAGGCAGGTAAGgacgccgatgacgatggtggaGAAGCGCTGGTGTGCCAGCTGAATAAGTTCCTCCACGCGGTAGCTCGACACGGCCACCAGGCTGAAGGTCAGTATGAAGATGGTCACGCCGTAGTCATAcctcgccttgatctccgggatgAAGCGCGAGAATGTTGCTGCCGACGCTGCAATATAACCAAGTTTCGTTAGGGTATTAGTTCTCTTTGTCGGTTCAAACCGCAGGTCCACTTTTTTTTTCCGGTATGGTATCCGGCTATTGAGGCGTCGGTACTCACTTCTCCGACAATATATGATGGTAGAGACGGCTTCAACAATAAGTATATATACTCCTATATGTGGATGAAAACACAAGATCTTTGATTAGATCATGTCGATGCGTGCCTGCTTCGTATCCTTGCCGTAGTTGGTGGATCGAAGCTCAGCTTGGGGATGAAAAATCCAAGACTGGCCTATGGTTAGACTCCATCACTGAAAGCTTTCGTCTAGGAGTTGTGTAATTTTTGTTTGTTTATGTCTTTTAATATGTTGTTTTTGGGGTCAAATTTATTCAGCTGCTGGATTCTATATATACGGTTGTGTGCATTATTCGATCAGAGCCTGCCAATTTCTTGCTTTTGCATGCATGGCGGCAAAATACTTCTATCTACGTAGCTAGTAGTAGTAAGACAAGTCCAAGTATACTAGTAGTTGGAACATGCATGTTTTTAGTCTAGTTGCATATGCATGCGTACCTAGCAAGAAGACGAAGATGGCGAGCAGTATTGGCTCCCCCTGCGCACCACAGCGGTTAGCTACCTGATGAGCTCCCACGGCGATGAATCCAGCCACAAACGTCGCGAAGGCTCTATTCAAGCCTTTGCTCAGCGTGCCACCTGTTGCATGCACGTACGTCAGAGACTTGCATGCCCTTGACACCCACATATACAGTACTTTCTCTGTCCCGAATTTTTTGTCGCATAAATAGATAAAAAAAATGTATCTAAAACTGAAATATGTATACGACAAGTAATTTGGGATGCAGGGAGTACAACTCAAGTCATTTGTATGTAATACGCACCGACGGTGTACTCCATGACAACGACGACGGTGAGCACGGCCCAGAGCGTGGAGACCCCGAAGCCCTTGAACAGCGGCGTCACGTAGTACAAGACGGACACCAGAGTGAGCGCCAGGCCGACCTTGAACGAGTGCGCCACCCGCCTTGGATCCTCCCTGGCGATCCTGCCCACCTTCCTGGCGAACCCCGCGACCCAGCAGCAGAGCCCGACGAGCACCGAGCGGAGCCGCAGCCAGCAGCCCGCGAAGAACACACCGACAACGCCGGCTTGTCCGGTCGTCgtctcgccgtcgccgccgctcacCCTGATGCGGTGATCAACCTCCATGGCAGAATGAGAATGGTGGTGGATATGCAGCTAGTTGTGCTGTGTTTTGTGAAGCAGCTAGCTTATTGTGTGTGAGTGAGTTGGGCAGGGAGGCTATGGCTCGGAGGGCTTATATAGACGCAAGGGAACGCCAGCTGCATGCGGACGCTTTTCTGGACCGCGACATG contains:
- the LOC125541721 gene encoding aluminum-activated malate transporter 1-like isoform X2 — translated: MEVDHRIRVSGGDGETTTGQAGVVGVFFAGCWLRLRSVLVGLCCWVAGFARKVGRIAREDPRRVAHSFKVGLALTLVSVLYYVTPLFKGFGVSTLWAVLTVVVVMEYTVGGTLSKGLNRAFATFVAGFIAVGAHQVANRCGAQGEPILLAIFVFLLASAATFSRFIPEIKARYDYGVTIFILTFSLVAVSSYRVEELIQLAHQRFSTIVIGVLTCLCTTIFVFPVWAGEDLHKLTAGNLDKLAQFLQGLESECFGEKAASENLEGKAFLQVYKSVLNSKASEDSLCNFAKWEPGHGKFGFRHPWSQYQKLGALCRQCASSMEALASYVITLQKSQYPEANPELTLKVRTACGEMSSHSAKALKELSTAIRTMIVPCPANIAMSAAIKAAKDLRNELSEEAALLQVMHVAVTATLLSDLVTTIVKIAETADNLARLGHFKKPEKTQKDVAINIPSR
- the LOC125541721 gene encoding aluminum-activated malate transporter 1-like isoform X1; translation: MEVDHRIRVSGGDGETTTGQAGVVGVFFAGCWLRLRSVLVGLCCWVAGFARKVGRIAREDPRRVAHSFKVGLALTLVSVLYYVTPLFKGFGVSTLWAVLTVVVVMEYTVGGTLSKGLNRAFATFVAGFIAVGAHQVANRCGAQGEPILLAIFVFLLASAATFSRFIPEIKARYDYGVTIFILTFSLVAVSSYRVEELIQLAHQRFSTIVIGVLTCLCTTIFVFPVWAGEDLHKLTAGNLDKLAQFLQGLESECFGEKAASENLEGKAFLQVYKSVLNSKASEDSLCNFAKWEPGHGKFGFRHPWSQYQKLGALCRQCASSMEALASYVITLQKSQVIADSPPIHDIKRRLWSQDIDRHHFPDQQYPEANPELTLKVRTACGEMSSHSAKALKELSTAIRTMIVPCPANIAMSAAIKAAKDLRNELSEEAALLQVMHVAVTATLLSDLVTTIVKIAETADNLARLGHFKKPEKTQKDVAINIPSR